In Methanobacterium veterum, a single genomic region encodes these proteins:
- a CDS encoding response regulator, protein MIGKTVEILLVEDNPADARLVMEVFKDFKINNKLYHVKDGVEAMDYLQHSGEYADTSKPDLILLDLNLPRKDGREVLKEIKEDEELKCIPVVILTTSSAEDDILKTYCNHANCYIIKPVDFDQFIKVIQSIESFWLTMVKLPS, encoded by the coding sequence TTGATAGGTAAAACAGTTGAAATTTTACTTGTAGAAGATAATCCTGCAGATGCCCGTCTTGTAATGGAAGTTTTTAAGGATTTTAAAATAAATAACAAATTATATCATGTAAAAGACGGTGTAGAAGCTATGGACTATCTGCAGCATAGTGGTGAATATGCAGATACTTCAAAACCAGACTTAATATTGCTTGATTTGAATTTACCTCGAAAAGATGGGCGTGAAGTTTTAAAAGAAATAAAAGAAGATGAAGAACTTAAATGTATTCCAGTAGTCATTTTAACCACTTCAAGTGCTGAAGACGATATTTTAAAAACTTATTGCAACCATGCCAACTGTTACATCATAAAACCAGTGGACTTTGACCAGTTTATAAAAGTTATACAATCAATAGAAAGTTTCTGGCTTACCATGGTAAAGTTACCAAGCTAA
- the queC gene encoding 7-cyano-7-deazaguanine synthase QueC: MENKSKAISVLSGGLDSTVATAYYNDKYEIHAITFNYGQRSAEMEIKSARAVCEKLGIEHSVLDLPWLKKLGKSALTSDAEVPELKMDELDSKEICDETARKVWVPGRNVVFTAIATSFAEALNAEKIIVGWDLEEAATFPDNSKEFLDAFNNVLEIGTLEGVKIEAPVINMSKTEIVKLGMEIDAPMDLSYSCYMGEEKPCGTCESCMRRIRAFKDVKMI, from the coding sequence ATGGAAAACAAATCAAAAGCTATATCTGTCCTTTCGGGAGGGCTCGATTCAACCGTTGCAACAGCATATTACAATGACAAATATGAAATCCATGCGATAACGTTTAACTACGGTCAAAGAAGTGCAGAAATGGAAATTAAGTCTGCAAGAGCAGTGTGTGAAAAATTAGGGATTGAACACAGCGTTCTAGATCTTCCCTGGCTTAAAAAACTTGGAAAGTCAGCTTTAACTTCTGACGCAGAGGTCCCAGAACTTAAAATGGATGAACTCGACAGCAAGGAAATTTGTGATGAAACAGCTCGAAAAGTATGGGTTCCTGGGCGAAATGTAGTTTTTACAGCCATAGCAACATCTTTTGCAGAAGCTCTAAATGCAGAAAAGATCATCGTAGGATGGGACTTAGAAGAAGCGGCTACATTCCCAGATAACTCAAAAGAGTTCTTAGATGCATTTAATAATGTCCTTGAAATTGGTACACTTGAAGGTGTAAAAATTGAAGCTCCAGTTATAAACATGAGCAAAACTGAAATAGTTAAGCTCGGTATGGAAATAGATGCACCTATGGATTTAAGTTATTCATGTTATATGGGTGAAGAGAAACCTTGCGGTACTTGTGAATCATGTATGAGACGGATAAGAGCTTTTAAAGATGTTAAAATGATTTAG